A window of Opitutus sp. ER46 contains these coding sequences:
- the cobT gene encoding nicotinate-nucleotide--dimethylbenzimidazole phosphoribosyltransferase, with translation MNFMSWNLPEVRPLSRELEPALRRAIDQKTKPIGSLGRLEPLALQIGLIQQTLKPEFRAPTELIFAGDHGFAADGVSPFPPEVTPQMVANFLAGGAAISVFSRQHGLTLKVVDAGVATELPAHPDLIAMKVRAGTRNARRERALTAGEVLQCLGRGGEVIARCAERGTNVVLLGEMGIGNTSAAALLHSALLGLPLADCVGRGAGHDDAGLARKLTILQEVRKRHADATTPLDALAAFGGCEIAMLAGAILAAAARRMLIVVDGYIVTSAVLVAASLQPAVRDYCVFAHASAEPGHGRALRELGAEPLIDLGLRLGEGSGAALAWPLVVSAAAFLREMATFESAGVTNRA, from the coding sequence ATGAACTTTATGTCCTGGAATCTCCCTGAGGTCCGTCCGTTGTCCCGAGAGCTCGAGCCCGCGCTGCGGCGCGCGATCGACCAGAAGACGAAGCCGATCGGCTCGTTGGGACGGTTGGAGCCGCTGGCGCTGCAGATCGGGTTGATTCAGCAGACCTTGAAGCCGGAGTTCCGGGCGCCGACGGAGCTGATCTTCGCGGGCGACCACGGGTTCGCGGCGGACGGCGTGAGTCCGTTTCCGCCGGAGGTGACGCCGCAGATGGTGGCGAACTTCCTGGCGGGCGGCGCGGCGATTAGCGTGTTTTCGCGGCAGCATGGGCTGACGCTGAAGGTGGTGGACGCGGGCGTCGCGACGGAGCTGCCGGCGCATCCCGACCTGATCGCGATGAAAGTGCGGGCCGGAACGCGGAACGCGCGGCGGGAGCGGGCGCTGACGGCGGGTGAGGTGCTGCAGTGCCTTGGGCGCGGCGGCGAGGTGATCGCCCGGTGCGCGGAACGCGGGACAAACGTGGTGCTGCTGGGCGAGATGGGCATCGGCAACACCTCGGCGGCGGCGTTGCTGCACAGCGCGCTGCTCGGGCTGCCGCTGGCGGACTGCGTGGGGCGGGGCGCGGGCCACGACGACGCGGGCCTCGCGCGGAAGCTGACGATCCTCCAGGAGGTGCGGAAGCGGCACGCGGATGCGACGACGCCGTTGGATGCGCTGGCGGCGTTTGGCGGATGCGAGATTGCGATGCTGGCTGGCGCAATCCTGGCGGCGGCCGCCCGCCGGATGCTGATCGTGGTGGATGGCTACATCGTGACCTCGGCGGTGCTGGTGGCGGCGAGCCTGCAGCCCGCCGTGCGGGACTATTGCGTGTTTGCCCACGCGTCGGCCGAGCCGGGTCATGGCCGCGCGTTGCGCGAGCTGGGGGCGGAGCCGCTGATCGACCTCGGGCTGCGGTTGGGCGAAGGCTCGGGCGCGGCGTTGGCATGGCCGCTGGTGGTGTCGGCCGCGGCGTTCCTGCGGGAAATGGCGACGTTTGAGTCGGCCGGGGTTACGAACCGCGCATGA
- a CDS encoding bifunctional adenosylcobinamide kinase/adenosylcobinamide-phosphate guanylyltransferase gives MGRLIYLTGPVRSGKSRRAVELATGWGPDVVFVATWRPDPADDEMAERVHRHRAERPNWRTLEAPVDVAAALAALHPPPSGVVLDCLTLWLGDRFGQRDEQVLTSWEEQLVRFRASPWPVVIVGNEIGWSPVPEQLALRRFRDLAGSLAQRTAAAADEAWLMVAGCGVRLK, from the coding sequence ATGGGCCGGCTGATCTATCTCACCGGCCCGGTGCGCAGCGGAAAGAGCCGTCGCGCCGTGGAACTCGCGACGGGGTGGGGGCCCGACGTCGTCTTCGTGGCCACATGGCGTCCGGACCCGGCGGACGACGAGATGGCGGAGCGCGTGCACCGGCACCGGGCGGAGCGGCCGAACTGGCGGACGCTGGAGGCGCCGGTCGATGTGGCCGCGGCGCTGGCGGCTCTGCACCCGCCGCCGAGCGGGGTGGTGCTCGACTGCCTCACGTTGTGGCTCGGCGACCGCTTTGGGCAGCGCGACGAGCAGGTGCTCACGAGCTGGGAGGAACAGTTGGTGCGATTCCGCGCGAGTCCGTGGCCGGTGGTGATTGTTGGAAACGAAATCGGCTGGAGTCCGGTGCCGGAGCAGCTGGCGTTGCGGCGGTTTCGCGACCTGGCGGGGTCGCTCGCGCAGCGCACGGCCGCGGCGGCGGATGAAGCGTGGCTGATGGTCGCCGGCTGCGGCGTGCGCCTGAAATGA
- the cbiB gene encoding adenosylcobinamide-phosphate synthase CbiB — protein MDALVSAVVPLAAGYLLDLLLGDPAWLPHPIVGFGRAIAAGERTLNRGGSAWRFTAGAVLAAGLIVATYAAARALEAAAARWHPAAGLAVATVGVFYALANRTLIAEGRAVFAALERGVDAGRRQLARIVGRDTARLSPAEIRVAVCETMAENLSDGVVAPLCWYAVGGMPAMLAYKMVNTLDSMIGHHDSRYEWFGKAAARIDDVANFGPARLTALLLVAVARSGRGWHFVRRFGRAHESPNSGYPEAALAGILDVRFGGPHTYDGERIEHPWIGENPRDLGAGEIGCVARLNHAVCLVAVALAGGARAWAG, from the coding sequence ATGGATGCGCTCGTGAGCGCCGTCGTGCCGTTGGCCGCCGGCTACCTGCTCGACCTCCTGCTGGGCGACCCGGCGTGGCTGCCGCATCCGATCGTGGGCTTTGGCCGCGCGATCGCGGCGGGCGAGCGGACGTTGAACCGCGGCGGGAGCGCCTGGCGTTTCACGGCCGGGGCGGTGCTGGCGGCCGGGCTGATTGTGGCGACCTACGCTGCGGCGCGGGCGCTCGAGGCGGCGGCGGCGCGATGGCATCCGGCGGCAGGGTTGGCGGTTGCGACGGTGGGCGTGTTTTACGCGCTGGCCAACCGGACGCTCATCGCGGAAGGCCGGGCCGTGTTTGCGGCGTTGGAGCGCGGGGTGGATGCGGGGCGACGGCAGCTGGCCCGTATCGTCGGCCGCGATACGGCGCGGCTGAGCCCGGCGGAGATCCGCGTGGCGGTCTGCGAGACCATGGCGGAGAACCTGAGCGACGGCGTGGTGGCACCGCTCTGCTGGTACGCGGTGGGCGGGATGCCGGCGATGCTGGCGTACAAGATGGTGAACACGCTGGACTCGATGATCGGGCACCACGACTCGCGCTACGAGTGGTTCGGCAAGGCGGCGGCGCGGATCGACGACGTCGCGAACTTTGGGCCGGCGCGATTGACCGCGCTGCTGTTGGTGGCGGTGGCGCGGAGCGGCCGCGGTTGGCATTTTGTGCGGCGGTTCGGCCGGGCGCACGAGAGTCCGAACTCGGGCTATCCGGAGGCGGCGCTGGCCGGAATCTTGGACGTGCGCTTCGGCGGGCCGCACACCTACGACGGGGAACGGATCGAGCATCCCTGGATCGGCGAGAATCCGCGCGACCTCGGTGCGGGCGAGATCGGTTGCGTGGCGCGGCTCAACCATGCGGTGTGTCTGGTGGCCGTGGCGCTGGCGGGAGGGGCGCGCGCATGGGCCGGCTGA
- a CDS encoding aminotransferase class I/II-fold pyridoxal phosphate-dependent enzyme, which yields MLHGHGDDAYRYGVPVRANFSSNVPPDAELAGLRKHLETVFERVRAYPEVAAESLAGQLAGQHGVAPAQVVVTAGATAAIYLIAQAYRGADSAVIGPTFSEYADAARMHGHDVRQVGHAELQTGNFGAAELVWVCNPNNPTGEVLAREALLEIVVRSPGVTFVLDLAYAADCEESPVEASDLAAHPNLILVHSLTKRFGVPGLRLGYIVAADPVARRLAALLPPWSVGVLAQEAGAYLLRQRGPDAADRDARLVEARRLARALAAIPHVRVRPSATSFFLLELGRGRAAELKSYLLRHHGLLVRDASNFPGLDERHVRVCAQTLEQNRWLEEGVAAWMRS from the coding sequence ATGCTGCACGGCCACGGAGACGATGCCTACCGCTACGGCGTGCCGGTGCGGGCGAATTTCAGCTCCAACGTGCCGCCCGATGCGGAACTCGCCGGGTTGCGCAAGCACCTGGAGACCGTATTCGAGCGCGTGCGGGCGTATCCGGAAGTCGCGGCGGAAAGCCTGGCGGGGCAACTTGCGGGGCAGCACGGCGTGGCGCCGGCGCAGGTGGTCGTGACCGCGGGCGCGACGGCGGCGATCTATCTCATCGCCCAGGCGTATCGCGGCGCGGACTCGGCGGTGATCGGGCCGACGTTCTCCGAGTACGCCGATGCGGCGCGGATGCACGGGCACGACGTGCGGCAGGTCGGACACGCCGAGCTGCAGACGGGGAATTTTGGCGCGGCGGAACTCGTGTGGGTCTGCAATCCCAACAACCCGACCGGCGAAGTGCTGGCGCGCGAGGCGCTCCTCGAGATCGTGGTGCGGAGCCCCGGCGTCACCTTCGTGCTCGACCTTGCGTATGCGGCGGACTGCGAGGAGTCACCGGTCGAGGCGAGTGATCTGGCGGCGCATCCCAACCTTATCCTCGTGCATTCGCTGACGAAACGCTTCGGCGTGCCGGGGCTGCGGCTTGGCTACATCGTGGCGGCGGACCCAGTGGCGCGCCGGCTCGCGGCCCTTTTGCCCCCGTGGTCGGTGGGCGTGCTGGCGCAGGAGGCCGGGGCGTATCTGTTGCGGCAGCGGGGGCCGGACGCGGCGGACCGCGACGCGCGACTGGTGGAGGCGCGACGCCTCGCGCGGGCGCTGGCGGCGATCCCTCACGTCCGCGTGCGTCCCTCGGCGACCTCCTTCTTCCTGCTGGAGCTCGGCCGCGGCCGCGCGGCGGAGTTGAAGTCGTATCTGTTGCGCCACCACGGGCTGCTGGTGCGGGACGCGTCGAATTTTCCGGGTCTGGATGAACGGCACGTGCGCGTGTGTGCGCAGACACTTGAGCAGAACCGCTGGCTGGAGGAAGGAGTCGCCGCATGGATGCGCTCGTGA